A portion of the Ignavibacteriales bacterium genome contains these proteins:
- a CDS encoding NADH-quinone oxidoreductase subunit I produces MTRRGETNQMQVHGKIIRKKDLSVWQKSYVPEILKGLRQTIAEMFKPKFTYNYPEERYQPNASFRGRPVLVKENEVERCVACGLCSRVCPALAIEVQASETQLEKERFPVKFEINMVRCIFCGFCEEVCPEEAIVMSKEYELVFSNQEEAVFGKDKLLKSTEELKDRLEFLRQYR; encoded by the coding sequence ATGACGAGAAGAGGAGAGACGAATCAGATGCAGGTGCATGGCAAGATCATTCGGAAGAAGGACCTCAGCGTTTGGCAGAAGAGCTACGTTCCAGAGATTCTGAAAGGGCTTCGGCAGACAATTGCAGAGATGTTCAAGCCGAAATTCACCTATAACTACCCGGAAGAGCGCTACCAGCCAAATGCATCCTTCAGGGGACGCCCAGTCCTCGTGAAGGAAAATGAAGTAGAACGGTGTGTGGCATGCGGCCTTTGCTCGAGAGTTTGTCCGGCTCTGGCGATCGAGGTACAGGCTTCAGAAACCCAGCTTGAGAAGGAACGTTTTCCGGTCAAATTTGAGATAAACATGGTGCGGTGTATCTTCTGCGGCTTCTGCGAAGAGGTCTGCCCGGAAGAGGCAATTGTCATGAGCAAGGAGTACGAGTTGGTTTTTTCGAATCAAGAGGAAGCTGTTTTTGGAAAAGACAAACTTCTGAAGTCCACAGAGGAACTTAAGGACAGACTCGAATTTCTGAGACAATACAGATAA
- the nuoH gene encoding NADH-quinone oxidoreductase subunit NuoH: MESLILISIAKFITFLSIVLVSVILLVYAERRVSAFIQNRLGPNRVGPWGLFQGIADVAKLLLKEDIVPASAYKPVHDLAPIISIAVSLSTFAIVPFGNTIELFGSQVKLMIADVNVGILYLLSITSLGVYGITLAGWSSNNKYSLLGGLRSSAQMISYELSMGLSIIGVVMVAGTLRLDQIVLHQARYIGGWIPAWNIFLQPVAFITFVVAAFAETNRLPFDLPEAEPELVGGYHTEYTGLKFGLFFLAEYANMFTAGAVIVTLFLGGWHLPYAEYLGLSPFTLSILQVLTFCVKLVIVLLFFIVVRWTIPRFRYDQLMNIGWKVMLPLALANVLVTGLVILLLQ, from the coding sequence ATGGAATCTCTCATTCTCATATCGATTGCCAAGTTCATCACCTTCCTCTCAATCGTTCTTGTGTCTGTGATTTTGCTCGTGTATGCTGAGCGAAGAGTGAGCGCATTTATCCAGAACCGGCTGGGTCCGAATAGGGTTGGACCGTGGGGACTCTTCCAGGGCATTGCAGATGTCGCGAAGCTCCTGTTGAAAGAAGACATCGTGCCAGCAAGCGCGTACAAGCCCGTTCACGATCTGGCCCCGATAATCTCGATTGCTGTTTCGCTGAGCACCTTTGCGATCGTTCCTTTCGGCAATACCATCGAGCTTTTCGGGAGTCAGGTGAAGCTCATGATTGCCGACGTGAATGTGGGGATACTGTATCTTCTTTCCATCACATCACTCGGGGTGTATGGTATCACGTTGGCAGGGTGGTCGTCGAACAACAAGTATTCCCTTCTGGGCGGCCTCCGATCTTCCGCTCAGATGATCAGCTATGAGCTCTCGATGGGACTTTCGATCATTGGCGTGGTGATGGTTGCAGGGACGCTCAGACTTGACCAGATTGTCCTGCATCAGGCCCGGTATATAGGGGGATGGATCCCGGCGTGGAATATTTTCCTCCAGCCTGTTGCGTTTATTACCTTCGTGGTGGCTGCGTTCGCTGAGACAAATCGATTGCCGTTCGATTTGCCCGAAGCTGAGCCGGAACTGGTCGGCGGATACCATACAGAGTACACCGGATTGAAATTCGGGCTCTTCTTTCTGGCGGAATACGCGAACATGTTTACAGCAGGAGCCGTGATTGTCACTTTGTTTCTTGGAGGATGGCATCTTCCCTATGCCGAGTACCTCGGATTGTCACCCTTCACATTGAGCATCCTTCAAGTGCTCACGTTCTGCGTGAAACTGGTCATCGTGCTTCTGTTTTTCATCGTGGTCAGGTGGACGATCCCGAGATTCCGGTACGATCAACTCATGAACATTGGGTGGAAAGTGATGCTTCCCTTGGCCCTGGCGAATGTGCTTGTGACGGGTCTGGTGATCCTGTTGCTTCAATGA
- a CDS encoding 2Fe-2S iron-sulfur cluster-binding protein translates to MAKITLDGKEFEVDPKLTVIEAAAANGIEIPHFCWHSKLSVSGNCRMCLVEIERMPKLAIACSTPVSEGMVVRTKSEKVVKARQAVMEFLLINHPLDCPICDEAGECKLQDYSYKYSSGYSRFDEDKVHKPKRVELGPNVMLDVERCIMCSRCIRFSDEIAKQPVLTFTERGTHVVLTTFPGTQLDNPYAMNVIELCPVGALTSTDFRFKSRVWEMSSTDTVCVGCSRGCNTHMWVRNNEILRLTPRHNEQVNSYWMCDAGRLNTFKSVSSQERLNGPLIRKEDTLVEVGWDEAIAMAVSGLKGYKKSEIAGVGSAFATNEDNFVFQKFIREIVGTKHIDLVQHSKEGDDDNLLIRADKTPNSLGARLVGVKPSEGGLDLAGILKGIKDGSIKSLYVLEDDIAEDPRVAAVLSSLDLLIVHSSVRNKTTDLADIVLSCSTYAEKHGTFTNFRGIVQRSRPAVATLELDRARDGFAMSRWDKFASQNDRWGRPLKKDSRPSWRILTAIGNAMGARLKYVTAEDVFKEVSEKVPSFKGFNYTSIGAQGTALNSSETAITAVGTV, encoded by the coding sequence ATGGCGAAGATAACACTTGATGGGAAAGAGTTTGAAGTAGACCCGAAGCTGACGGTCATCGAGGCAGCTGCGGCGAACGGGATTGAGATCCCGCACTTCTGCTGGCATTCGAAGCTCTCCGTTTCGGGTAACTGTCGCATGTGCCTGGTTGAGATAGAGAGAATGCCTAAGCTCGCAATTGCTTGCTCAACGCCGGTAAGCGAGGGAATGGTCGTCAGAACGAAAAGCGAGAAGGTGGTGAAGGCGAGGCAGGCAGTCATGGAGTTCTTGCTCATCAATCATCCTCTCGACTGTCCTATTTGCGACGAAGCGGGCGAATGCAAGCTTCAGGACTACTCCTACAAATACAGTTCGGGTTACAGCCGGTTTGATGAAGACAAAGTACATAAGCCGAAGCGCGTAGAGCTGGGTCCGAATGTCATGCTTGATGTCGAGCGCTGTATCATGTGTTCGCGCTGCATCAGGTTCTCCGACGAAATCGCAAAGCAGCCTGTACTTACGTTTACTGAGCGGGGCACACACGTGGTTCTGACCACGTTCCCCGGCACACAGCTTGACAATCCCTATGCGATGAACGTTATCGAACTCTGCCCCGTCGGTGCTTTGACAAGCACGGATTTTCGCTTCAAGTCCAGAGTCTGGGAGATGTCGTCAACAGACACTGTTTGCGTTGGATGTTCACGGGGCTGCAACACGCATATGTGGGTCCGCAACAATGAGATCCTGCGCCTCACGCCACGCCACAACGAACAAGTGAACTCGTATTGGATGTGTGATGCCGGCCGCTTGAACACCTTCAAGTCAGTATCGAGTCAGGAGCGGCTGAACGGTCCGTTGATTCGGAAAGAGGATACTCTTGTGGAAGTGGGATGGGATGAAGCCATTGCAATGGCTGTATCCGGTCTGAAGGGCTACAAAAAAAGCGAAATTGCAGGGGTTGGGTCGGCCTTTGCGACGAACGAGGACAATTTCGTCTTCCAGAAGTTCATTCGGGAAATTGTCGGGACGAAGCATATCGATCTTGTGCAGCACAGTAAAGAAGGGGATGACGACAACCTGCTCATTCGCGCAGACAAGACTCCGAACAGCCTCGGAGCGCGGCTGGTCGGAGTGAAACCGTCCGAAGGGGGTCTCGATCTTGCCGGTATCTTGAAAGGGATCAAGGATGGCTCAATCAAGTCCCTTTATGTGCTGGAGGATGACATCGCAGAAGATCCTCGGGTGGCAGCTGTCCTCTCGAGTCTAGATCTTCTGATTGTGCATTCCTCAGTCCGCAACAAGACCACTGACCTTGCAGACATCGTCCTGTCATGCTCGACGTATGCGGAGAAACACGGAACGTTCACAAATTTCCGAGGGATCGTTCAGCGAAGCCGTCCCGCTGTTGCGACTCTGGAGCTGGACAGGGCTCGTGATGGATTCGCCATGAGCCGCTGGGACAAGTTCGCGTCACAGAATGATCGATGGGGCCGTCCCCTCAAGAAAGATTCCCGTCCGAGCTGGAGAATCCTTACGGCGATCGGAAATGCCATGGGGGCGAGACTCAAGTACGTCACCGCTGAGGATGTCTTCAAGGAGGTCTCGGAGAAAGTCCCTTCGTTCAAAGGATTTAACTACACCTCGATTGGCGCACAGGGTACTGCATTGAATTCTTCTGAAACTGCAATCACAGCAGTCGGCACTGTTTGA
- a CDS encoding pyridoxal phosphate-dependent aminotransferase, whose protein sequence is MTTVVQETDAKGTRSAPSISSRAKSTQDSPIRKLSATAEARKQQGVKVYHLNIGQPDLPTHPIVFDTIRELKLQTLAYAPSNGLPQAVQAWKSYYQACGIDVQENEIIVTAGGSEAIVFAMCAICDYGDDVIVFEPFYTNYNGFASIANIKLNPIPLRIQDGFHLPPSEEIERRITSRTRAILICNPSNPTGTIYTREEMLRLVDIVKRHNLFLLSDEVYREFAYDTAVNSVFDFPEIADQAVLLDSTSKRFNVCGARIGALASHNKEIVQSAFRFGMARLSVASIEQLALVPLLQAPKTYTQPIVEEFRRRRDVVYAGLATIPGVTFYKPEGAFYIMVGLPVKDAEHFSKWLIAEYEYERETVLLAPGPGFYASRNSGSNEVRLAFMLKGEDLRRALTIVSAALAEYSKKF, encoded by the coding sequence ATGACAACAGTAGTCCAGGAAACAGATGCAAAGGGTACCCGAAGCGCTCCCTCGATTTCCTCGCGGGCGAAATCGACGCAGGATTCACCTATACGGAAATTGTCAGCGACGGCGGAGGCCAGGAAGCAGCAGGGAGTAAAGGTTTATCATCTCAACATTGGGCAACCCGACCTCCCGACTCATCCAATTGTCTTTGATACCATCCGCGAACTGAAGCTGCAAACGCTCGCGTATGCGCCTTCGAATGGTCTTCCTCAGGCGGTGCAGGCATGGAAATCCTATTATCAGGCTTGCGGCATCGATGTGCAGGAGAACGAGATCATCGTGACGGCCGGTGGCTCTGAGGCGATTGTGTTTGCGATGTGCGCAATCTGCGACTATGGCGACGATGTGATTGTGTTTGAGCCCTTCTACACCAATTACAACGGCTTCGCCAGTATCGCAAACATCAAGTTGAACCCGATCCCGCTTCGGATTCAGGATGGATTTCACCTCCCCCCCTCGGAAGAAATCGAACGACGAATTACGTCGAGGACGCGTGCCATTCTTATCTGCAATCCGTCGAACCCGACCGGTACCATTTACACCCGCGAAGAAATGCTGCGTTTGGTGGATATTGTCAAACGCCACAACCTGTTCTTGTTGTCGGACGAAGTGTATCGCGAATTCGCGTACGACACCGCCGTGAACAGTGTGTTCGATTTTCCGGAGATCGCCGATCAGGCTGTTCTGCTCGACAGTACGTCGAAGCGATTCAATGTCTGCGGAGCCCGCATTGGAGCTTTGGCGAGCCACAACAAGGAGATTGTGCAATCTGCGTTCCGATTCGGAATGGCCCGTTTGTCCGTTGCGTCCATTGAACAACTTGCCCTGGTTCCGCTGCTGCAAGCGCCAAAGACGTACACGCAGCCTATCGTCGAAGAATTTCGTCGACGACGTGATGTTGTGTATGCTGGACTTGCAACTATTCCGGGTGTCACATTCTACAAGCCCGAAGGTGCGTTTTACATCATGGTCGGTCTTCCTGTGAAGGACGCGGAGCATTTTTCCAAGTGGCTTATCGCGGAATATGAGTACGAGCGAGAAACCGTATTGCTGGCGCCTGGTCCGGGATTCTATGCAAGCCGGAATTCCGGATCTAACGAGGTTCGTCTCGCCTTCATGTTGAAAGGGGAGGATCTCCGGCGGGCGCTGACCATAGTCAGTGCGGCTCTTGCTGAGTATTCGAAAAAGTTCTGA